gagacaagtcttatattataaagacaaaatgattagattaaattcggagatatatactgccgaatgttaaaatgaaaatagcttaaattatacacacaacacaattaaagtgaattacggagtactactattaacattgaatgatttaaactcatgattacatctaataagtaatatgagttgggggtagtgtcttcgggttaaactaagctaccgaagttgacggaattgaagctgctgtttctcctccctcttgctgatcttccttcctgtcaagtggtccttgtggtagaatcggcaatggcgccactagatgactggaccgacgaaactctccgctggcagtaaagacgtcgacgactcgaactctgccatctggtccgggatacaatttagtgactcgacccaagacccatcgggttggcagcatgtgttcctcctttaacaggaccatttgacccacactcagattgttgctcgagtccttcttccatttgtgtcgtaactgcaaagaatgtaaatattccgccgaccaacgtttccaaaatgctgctgtggtcaattgtatctgaagcagattggcatggacattagtgttatatttaacctccattggaagagcgagtaaggatctgccaattaagaaatgtccaggtgtgaggggtaaaaggtctagtggatccgaagacaagggactaagaggacgggaattcatgcaagcttctatttgagtcaataccgtacaaaatgattcgaaatttaaggtggtggcctttaacaccttgtttaaatgaatcttcatggatttaaccgctgcttcccacagccctcccatgtgaggcgcccttggcgggttaaacttccaacgaatcccttcggaggctacataccgtagtagcttctcctcatgaggacgttcgtaaattaattttactaaattaacgagttcacgacttgcaccgacaaaattagtagcattgtcggaatatatcgtattgggcctgccacgtctggctacgaatcttcttaaacaatttaagaaatttgaactcgttaagtctccgacaagttccaagtgaactgccttactggaaaaacacacaaagacacaaacgtaacccttaattatcttagaattcttattgcaaccactcttcacaggaaaaggtcctgcgaagtctatccccacatgactgaaaggaaaattcgcagtggtacgttcaagcgggagtaatcccattaatctattgtgtgacagtggtttatttctgaaacaaatgacacatgaacgcaccactcctttgacagtattatgtccggccaatggccaataggtctgccgcaataacga
This genomic interval from Arctopsyche grandis isolate Sample6627 chromosome 8, ASM5162203v2, whole genome shotgun sequence contains the following:
- the LOC143915235 gene encoding uncharacterized protein LOC143915235 isoform X1, with product MGGLWEAAVKSMKIHLNKVLKATTLNFESFCTVLTQIEACMNSRPLSPLSSDPLDLLPLTPGHFLIGRSLLALPMEVKYNTNVHANLLQIQLTTAAFWKRWSAEYLHSLQLRHKWKKDSSNNLSVGQMVLLKEEHMLPTRWVLGRVTKLYPGPDGRVRVVDVFTASGEFRRSSHLVAPLPILPQGPLDRKEDQQEGGETAASIPSTSVA
- the LOC143915235 gene encoding uncharacterized protein LOC143915235 isoform X2, with translation MGHRGNPKLSERSHKHRKGYSNTIDHSSILETLVGGIFTFFAVTTQMEEGLEQQSECGSNGPVKGGTHAANPMGLGSSH